In the genome of Bradyrhizobium arachidis, one region contains:
- a CDS encoding Flp family type IVb pilin, with protein sequence MTLLRSFLADENGATAIEYCLIAAGIALAIVTIVNNTGSALLNNKFNSVSSAMK encoded by the coding sequence ATGACTTTGCTCAGGTCATTTCTTGCCGATGAAAATGGTGCCACCGCCATCGAGTATTGCCTGATCGCCGCCGGCATCGCGCTCGCGATCGTCACCATCGTCAACAACACCGGCAGTGCGCTCCTCAACAACAAGTTCAACTCGGTCAGCTCGGCGATGAAGTAA
- a CDS encoding Ku protein yields the protein MAPRANWKGFLRLSLVTCPVALYPATSDTEKVSFNQINRKTGHRIKYLKVDAETGDEVTSEDIVKGYKVDTDTYIEVTKDELDDIALDSTHTIDIDEFVPKADIDNRYLIRPYYLVPDGKVGHDAYAVIRETIRSMDKVAIGRVVLTNREHIIALEPLESGLMGTLLRYPYEVRSETEYFDDIQDVKLTKDMLDLAKHIVEKKSAAFEPELFEDHYETALIDLINKKRSGMPITAKATPKTGGNVISLMDALKKSIANEKDAAPAAKVAKEAVKGKKPKKRVEGQREMLLPISGKGGKDAAAKTAKEPARKADKPVRAPARAKKAG from the coding sequence ATGGCCCCCCGCGCCAATTGGAAGGGTTTTCTGCGTCTGTCGCTCGTGACCTGCCCGGTCGCGCTGTATCCGGCCACTTCGGATACCGAGAAGGTCTCGTTCAACCAGATCAACCGCAAGACCGGCCACCGGATCAAGTATCTGAAGGTCGATGCCGAGACCGGTGACGAGGTGACCTCCGAGGACATCGTCAAGGGCTACAAGGTCGACACCGACACCTACATCGAGGTCACCAAGGACGAGCTCGACGACATCGCGCTCGATTCCACGCACACGATCGACATCGACGAGTTCGTGCCGAAGGCCGACATCGACAACCGCTACCTGATCCGCCCCTATTATCTCGTGCCCGACGGCAAGGTCGGCCACGACGCCTATGCGGTGATCCGCGAGACCATCCGCAGCATGGACAAGGTCGCGATCGGCCGCGTGGTGCTGACCAACCGCGAGCACATCATCGCGCTGGAGCCGCTCGAGAGCGGCCTGATGGGCACGCTGCTGCGCTATCCCTACGAGGTCCGCAGCGAGACCGAATATTTCGACGACATCCAGGACGTGAAGCTGACCAAGGACATGCTCGACCTTGCCAAGCACATCGTGGAGAAGAAGTCCGCCGCGTTCGAGCCCGAGCTGTTCGAGGACCATTACGAGACCGCGCTGATCGACCTGATCAACAAGAAGCGCAGCGGCATGCCCATCACCGCGAAGGCAACGCCAAAGACCGGCGGCAACGTCATCAGCCTGATGGACGCGCTGAAGAAGAGCATCGCGAACGAGAAGGATGCAGCTCCCGCGGCGAAGGTCGCCAAGGAGGCGGTCAAGGGCAAGAAGCCGAAGAAGCGCGTCGAGGGCCAGCGCGAGATGCTGCTGCCGATATCAGGCAAGGGCGGCAAGGACGCTGCTGCGAAGACGGCGAAGGAGCCCGCGAGGAAGGCCGACAAGCCGGTGCGCGCGCCGGCGCGGGCGAAGAAGGCCGGCTAG
- a CDS encoding response regulator transcription factor, whose amino-acid sequence MRLLVVEDDPDLNRQLTKALTDAGYVVDRAFDGEEGHYLGDNEPYDAVVLDIGLPKKDGISVLEAWRRNGRTMPVLILTARDRWSDKVQGFDAGADDYVAKPFHLEEVLARIRALLRRSTGHAQSELSCGPVTLDTRTGRVSVSGNPVKMTSHEYRLLAYLMHHSGRVVSRTELVEHLYDQDFDRDSNTIEVFVGRIRKKLDVDIIQTVRGLGYLLTPPAA is encoded by the coding sequence GTGCGCCTGCTCGTTGTTGAGGACGACCCCGATCTCAATCGCCAGCTCACCAAGGCGCTGACCGACGCCGGCTACGTCGTCGATCGCGCCTTCGACGGGGAGGAGGGGCATTATCTCGGCGACAACGAGCCCTACGACGCCGTTGTGCTCGACATCGGTCTGCCGAAGAAGGACGGCATTTCGGTGCTGGAGGCATGGCGCCGCAACGGCCGCACCATGCCGGTGCTGATCCTGACCGCGCGCGACCGCTGGAGCGACAAGGTCCAGGGCTTCGATGCCGGCGCCGACGACTATGTCGCCAAGCCCTTCCATCTGGAGGAGGTGCTGGCGCGCATCCGCGCCCTGCTGCGCCGCTCCACCGGCCATGCCCAGAGCGAGCTCTCTTGCGGCCCCGTCACGCTCGACACCAGGACCGGCCGGGTCAGCGTGTCGGGCAATCCCGTCAAGATGACCTCGCACGAATATCGGCTTCTGGCCTATCTGATGCACCATTCCGGGCGCGTCGTCTCCCGCACCGAGCTGGTCGAGCATCTCTACGACCAGGATTTCGACCGTGACTCCAACACCATCGAGGTCTTCGTCGGCCGCATCCGCAAGAAGCTCGACGTCGACATCATCCAGACCGTCCGCGGGCTCGGCTATCTCCTGACCCCGCCGGCCGCCTGA
- a CDS encoding sensor histidine kinase: MAASSLANRLFLSATAWLVVILAITGVVLSSVYKNATERAFDRRLNLYLRTLIAEVATPDEPPDRQFQSLGEPLFELPLSGWYWQITRTDTEKPEVRSSRSLWDKKLPKLEEQGAELTAAGIRLAYVDGPEGQNLRMVERPVDLGADGKFLVSVAGDDTEIFDETRSFDYYLGGTFTALGIVLLLTTVFQVRFGLAPLKRISESIADIRSGRAERLEGEFPVEIAPLARETNALIEANREIVERARTHVGNLAHAIKTPLSVIVNEAGAHAAEPFAAKVMEQADVMRDQVAHHLERARIAARVSVVATVTEVAPAIEALRRTMEKIHRDRGIMVEAKADPSAKFRGERQDLEEMVGNLVDNACKWAASRVFIEVLVETARQADTGPRLRILVDDDGRGLSEAERAQVSRRGQRLDESKPGSGLGLSIVTDLAALYGGSLSLSGAPIGGLRAELVLPGI; this comes from the coding sequence ATGGCCGCTAGCTCACTTGCCAACCGGCTGTTCCTGTCGGCGACGGCGTGGCTCGTGGTGATCCTGGCCATCACTGGCGTCGTGCTGTCGTCGGTCTACAAGAACGCGACCGAGCGCGCCTTCGATCGCCGGCTCAATCTCTATCTGCGCACCCTCATCGCCGAGGTCGCGACCCCCGACGAGCCGCCGGACCGCCAGTTCCAGTCGCTCGGCGAGCCGCTGTTCGAGCTGCCGCTGTCCGGCTGGTACTGGCAGATCACGCGCACCGATACCGAGAAGCCGGAGGTGCGCTCCTCGCGCTCGCTGTGGGACAAGAAGCTGCCGAAGCTGGAGGAGCAGGGCGCCGAGCTCACCGCCGCCGGCATTCGCCTGGCCTACGTCGACGGGCCCGAGGGGCAGAACCTGCGCATGGTGGAGCGGCCGGTCGATCTCGGTGCCGACGGCAAATTCCTGGTCAGCGTCGCCGGCGACGACACCGAGATTTTCGACGAGACACGCAGCTTCGACTACTATCTCGGCGGCACCTTCACCGCGCTCGGCATCGTGCTGCTGCTGACCACGGTATTCCAGGTCCGCTTTGGCCTCGCGCCGCTCAAGCGCATCTCGGAATCGATCGCCGACATCCGCTCCGGGCGGGCTGAGCGGCTCGAGGGCGAATTCCCGGTCGAGATCGCTCCGCTGGCGCGCGAGACCAACGCGCTGATCGAAGCCAATCGCGAGATCGTCGAGCGCGCGCGCACCCATGTCGGCAATCTCGCCCACGCGATCAAGACGCCGCTCTCGGTCATCGTCAACGAGGCCGGCGCCCACGCCGCCGAGCCGTTCGCGGCCAAGGTGATGGAGCAGGCCGACGTGATGCGCGACCAGGTCGCCCATCATCTGGAGCGCGCCCGCATTGCGGCGCGGGTCTCGGTGGTCGCGACCGTGACGGAGGTTGCACCTGCTATCGAGGCGCTGCGGCGGACCATGGAGAAGATCCACCGCGACCGCGGCATCATGGTCGAGGCCAAGGCCGATCCGTCGGCAAAGTTTCGCGGCGAGCGGCAGGATCTGGAGGAGATGGTCGGCAATCTCGTCGACAATGCCTGCAAATGGGCGGCCTCCCGGGTCTTCATCGAGGTCCTGGTCGAGACGGCGCGTCAGGCGGACACCGGCCCGCGGCTGCGGATCCTCGTCGACGACGACGGCCGCGGCCTGTCGGAGGCCGAGCGCGCCCAGGTCTCCCGGCGCGGCCAGCGGCTGGACGAGTCCAAGCCCGGCTCGGGACTTGGCCTGTCCATCGTGACCGACCTTGCCGCGCTCTATGGCGGCAGCCTGTCCCTCAGCGGCGCGCCGATCGGGGGCTTGCGCGCCGAGCTGGTGCTCCCAGGAATATAA
- the ccmI gene encoding c-type cytochrome biogenesis protein CcmI, whose translation MTLWFVFALMTVAAIFAVLLPLGRSGRAQDQNSQNQGSEVAVYKDQLAEIERDLAAGLIAAPEAEAARVEISRRLLAAAVSQPALEPKSNLKWRRAAAVLALAGLPLVAIGVYMPLGSPLLRDFPLAQRERGAGTGMAQSLENLVVQVEQHLEKNPTDGRGWNVLAPVLERLGRFDDAVRAYRNSITYNGESAERRSDLGEAIAAAASGVVTAEAKGEFERAHALNADDPKANYFLGLAAEQDGRKDDAANIWRALLAKAPADAPWRPLVQSSLARVGGGGVTMPALPDETIAASKDMNEGDRNAMIRGMVERLATRLKQNGDDVEGWLRLVRAYLVMGDRDKAKGASTDARQAVANDAERLRQLNEGLKTLGLDG comes from the coding sequence ATGACGCTATGGTTCGTGTTCGCGCTGATGACGGTCGCGGCGATCTTCGCCGTGCTCCTGCCGCTCGGCCGTAGCGGACGCGCGCAGGATCAGAATAGCCAAAACCAGGGCAGCGAGGTCGCGGTCTACAAGGATCAGCTCGCCGAGATCGAGCGCGATCTCGCCGCGGGGCTGATCGCCGCGCCCGAAGCCGAGGCCGCGCGCGTCGAGATCAGCCGCCGGCTGCTTGCGGCGGCTGTCAGCCAGCCCGCATTGGAGCCGAAATCGAACCTGAAATGGCGCCGCGCGGCCGCCGTGCTGGCGCTGGCCGGCCTGCCGCTGGTTGCGATCGGCGTCTACATGCCGCTGGGCTCGCCGTTGCTGCGCGACTTTCCGCTGGCACAGCGGGAGCGCGGGGCGGGCACGGGCATGGCGCAGTCGCTCGAGAATCTCGTCGTGCAGGTCGAGCAACATCTGGAAAAGAATCCGACCGACGGCCGCGGCTGGAACGTGCTCGCGCCGGTGCTGGAGCGGCTCGGCCGCTTCGACGATGCGGTGCGCGCCTATCGCAATTCGATCACCTACAACGGTGAGAGCGCGGAGCGTCGGTCCGATCTCGGCGAGGCCATCGCGGCGGCCGCGAGCGGCGTTGTGACCGCCGAGGCCAAGGGCGAATTCGAGCGCGCGCATGCGCTGAACGCCGACGATCCCAAGGCGAACTATTTCCTCGGCCTTGCCGCCGAGCAGGACGGCCGCAAGGACGATGCCGCCAACATCTGGCGCGCGCTGCTGGCGAAAGCGCCGGCGGATGCGCCGTGGCGTCCCCTGGTGCAATCCTCGCTGGCGCGGGTCGGCGGCGGTGGCGTGACGATGCCGGCGCTGCCGGACGAGACGATCGCAGCATCGAAGGACATGAACGAGGGTGATCGCAACGCGATGATCCGCGGCATGGTCGAGCGTCTCGCCACGCGCCTCAAGCAGAACGGCGACGACGTCGAAGGCTGGCTGCGCCTGGTGCGCGCCTATCTCGTGATGGGTGACCGCGACAAGGCGAAGGGTGCGTCGACCGACGCACGCCAGGCCGTCGCCAACGACGCCGAGCGGCTGCGCCAGCTCAACGAGGGCCTCAAGACGCTCGGGCTCGACGGATGA
- the ccmE gene encoding cytochrome c maturation protein CcmE, protein MTRKQRRMTIIGGSLAVLALAAALVLNALRDSIVFFSTPTMVAEKHVAPGKRFRLGGLVQPGSLQRGDNLAVTFEVADGSAKLPVAYKGILPDLFREGQGVVAEGALDANGVFKADTVLAKHDETYMPKDVADALKKQGHWKDDYGAQASGGGKPAATTAQGNPQGAVR, encoded by the coding sequence ATGACCCGCAAGCAGCGACGCATGACCATCATCGGCGGCTCGCTCGCCGTGCTCGCGCTCGCGGCCGCGCTGGTGCTCAACGCGCTGCGCGACTCCATCGTGTTCTTCTCGACCCCGACCATGGTCGCCGAGAAGCATGTCGCGCCGGGCAAGCGGTTCCGCCTCGGCGGCCTGGTGCAGCCCGGCTCGCTCCAGCGCGGCGACAATCTCGCGGTGACCTTCGAGGTCGCCGACGGCAGCGCCAAGCTGCCGGTCGCCTACAAGGGCATCCTGCCCGATCTGTTCCGCGAAGGGCAGGGCGTCGTCGCCGAAGGAGCACTCGACGCCAACGGCGTGTTCAAGGCCGACACCGTGCTCGCCAAGCATGACGAGACCTACATGCCCAAGGACGTCGCCGATGCCCTGAAGAAGCAGGGGCACTGGAAGGATGATTACGGCGCGCAAGCGTCCGGTGGCGGCAAGCCTGCGGCCACGACCGCGCAGGGCAACCCGCAGGGAGCGGTGCGGTGA
- a CDS encoding heme lyase CcmF/NrfE family subunit, which yields MIAESGHYALVLALGLALIQSIVPLIGARLRDAALMNVARSTALAQLLFVGASFIALVMLHVTSDFSVANVYENSHSMKPLLYKITGVWGNHEGSMLLWVSILALFGGLVAAFGNNLPLSLRAHVLAVQAWIASAFYLFILMTSNPFLRIVNPPIEGRDLNPVLQDIGLAVHPPMLYLGYVGFSISFSFAIAALLEGRIDAAWARWVRPWTLVAWIFLTLGIAMGSYWAYYELGWGGWWFWDPVENASLMPWLAGTALLHSALVMEKRNALKVWTILLSILTFSLSLLGTFLVRSGVITSVHAFATDPTRGVFILLILCLFIGGSLSLFAGRATSLKQGGLFAPISREGALVLNNLLLTVACAVVLFGTLYPLAMEVLADFKMSVGAPFYNLTFVPLFALLLLAVPFGPMLAWKRGDLLGVMQRLLAAGVAGLVAVAIAWGWASGGATLAPLAIGLGIFVIAGAITDLVERTGLVRLPFATSLHRARGLPRSAWGTAFAHAGLGVALIGIVCETTWNSEYIATMKQNDVAHVAGYDLKLDGLFSRQGPNYREMIAEFNVSHDGETISVMTPSKRSFTTRGSSTTEAALLTRGASQLYVSLGDATAEGAIAVRIYHKPLVLLIWWGPVLMAFGGMLSLSDRRLRVGAPKPARAKQRLQPAE from the coding sequence GTGATCGCAGAATCAGGACATTACGCGCTGGTACTGGCGCTTGGCCTCGCGCTGATCCAGTCCATCGTGCCGCTGATCGGCGCGCGCCTGCGCGATGCCGCGCTGATGAACGTGGCGCGCTCCACCGCGCTCGCGCAATTGCTGTTCGTCGGCGCCTCGTTCATCGCGCTCGTGATGTTGCACGTGACCTCGGATTTCTCCGTCGCCAACGTCTACGAGAATTCCCACTCGATGAAGCCGCTGCTCTACAAGATCACCGGCGTGTGGGGAAACCATGAAGGCTCGATGCTGCTGTGGGTCTCGATCCTGGCGCTGTTCGGCGGATTGGTCGCAGCCTTCGGCAACAACCTGCCGCTGTCCTTGCGCGCGCATGTGCTGGCCGTGCAGGCCTGGATCGCCAGCGCCTTCTATCTCTTCATTCTGATGACCTCGAACCCGTTCCTGCGCATCGTCAATCCGCCGATCGAGGGACGTGATCTCAATCCGGTGCTGCAGGACATCGGTCTCGCCGTGCATCCGCCGATGCTGTATCTCGGCTATGTCGGCTTCTCGATCTCGTTCTCCTTCGCGATCGCCGCGCTGCTGGAGGGCCGGATCGACGCGGCCTGGGCGCGCTGGGTGCGGCCGTGGACGCTGGTCGCCTGGATCTTCCTGACCCTCGGCATCGCGATGGGCTCCTACTGGGCCTATTACGAGCTCGGCTGGGGCGGCTGGTGGTTCTGGGATCCCGTCGAGAACGCCTCGCTGATGCCGTGGCTCGCCGGCACCGCACTGCTGCACTCGGCGCTGGTGATGGAGAAGCGCAACGCGCTGAAGGTCTGGACCATCCTGCTTTCGATCCTGACCTTCTCGCTGTCGCTGCTTGGCACCTTCCTGGTCCGCTCGGGCGTCATCACCTCGGTGCACGCCTTCGCCACCGATCCGACTCGCGGCGTATTCATACTCTTGATCCTCTGCCTGTTCATCGGCGGCAGCCTGTCGCTGTTCGCGGGCCGCGCGACCTCGCTGAAGCAGGGCGGACTGTTCGCACCGATCTCGCGCGAGGGCGCGCTGGTGCTGAACAATCTGCTGCTCACCGTGGCCTGCGCCGTCGTGCTGTTCGGCACGCTCTATCCGCTGGCGATGGAAGTGCTGGCCGATTTCAAGATGTCGGTCGGCGCGCCCTTCTACAATCTCACCTTCGTGCCGCTGTTCGCGCTGCTGCTGCTCGCCGTGCCGTTCGGACCGATGCTGGCGTGGAAACGGGGCGACCTGCTCGGCGTCATGCAGCGCCTGCTTGCGGCCGGTGTGGCCGGGCTCGTTGCGGTGGCCATCGCCTGGGGCTGGGCGAGCGGCGGCGCGACGCTGGCGCCGCTTGCGATCGGTCTCGGCATCTTCGTCATCGCCGGCGCCATCACAGACCTCGTCGAGCGGACCGGCCTCGTGCGGCTGCCGTTCGCAACGTCGCTGCACCGGGCCCGCGGGCTACCACGCTCGGCCTGGGGCACGGCGTTCGCGCATGCCGGCCTCGGTGTCGCGCTGATCGGGATCGTCTGCGAGACCACCTGGAACAGCGAATATATCGCGACGATGAAGCAGAACGACGTCGCTCATGTCGCCGGCTATGATCTCAAGCTCGACGGCCTGTTTTCGCGTCAGGGGCCGAACTACCGCGAGATGATCGCCGAGTTCAACGTCAGCCACGATGGCGAGACGATCAGCGTCATGACGCCGTCGAAGCGCAGCTTTACCACGCGCGGCTCCTCAACGACGGAGGCGGCGTTGCTGACGCGCGGCGCGAGCCAGCTCTACGTCTCGCTCGGCGACGCCACCGCCGAGGGCGCGATCGCCGTGCGCATCTATCACAAGCCGCTGGTGCTCCTGATCTGGTGGGGACCGGTGCTGATGGCGTTCGGCGGCATGCTGTCGCTGTCCGACCGCCGCCTGCGGGTCGGCGCGCCGAAGCCGGCGCGGGCCAAGCAGCGCCTCCAGCCGGCGGAGTGA
- a CDS encoding cytochrome c-type biogenesis protein — translation MRRMMAAFVALMLLAVPAAHAVQPDEIMSDPAKEARARDLSRELRCMVCQNQSIDDSDAPLARDLRLLVRERIAAGDSNSQVLDFLVARYGEFVLLKPRFERQTMLLWLLAPLLLIGGGLALWLQIRRRVKSGADLPAPPLTPEEEARLAALMSDEPKSS, via the coding sequence ATGCGCCGGATGATGGCTGCGTTCGTCGCCTTGATGCTGCTGGCTGTGCCGGCGGCGCACGCCGTGCAGCCCGACGAGATCATGTCGGACCCCGCGAAGGAGGCCCGCGCGCGCGACTTGTCGCGCGAGCTGCGCTGCATGGTCTGCCAGAACCAGTCGATCGATGATTCCGATGCGCCGCTGGCGCGCGATCTGCGCCTCCTGGTGCGCGAACGCATCGCGGCCGGCGACAGCAATTCGCAGGTGCTCGATTTCCTGGTGGCGCGCTACGGCGAGTTCGTGCTGCTCAAGCCGCGCTTCGAGCGGCAGACCATGCTGCTCTGGCTGCTCGCGCCGCTGCTGCTGATCGGCGGCGGCCTCGCGCTGTGGCTGCAGATCCGCCGGCGCGTGAAAAGCGGTGCAGATCTACCAGCTCCGCCGCTCACGCCCGAGGAAGAAGCGCGGCTTGCGGCCTTGATGTCGGACGAGCCAAAATCGTCCTAG
- a CDS encoding methyl-accepting chemotaxis protein, translating to MFTNSNLTIRFLVGAMVAALLFLLGIGGGTGFVAVLYLNNEITSLSSDFAALSGPARDHAMQIYQQAQTAFSYFMVACGVIAVIAAAICLTTWFAVRNGILNPLAAIVHAMREVADQKFETPVPGLGGTNEIGLLAGALEVFKTNGLERRRLTEQQLHEAQHQAERSTFLDERVKHFNDLVASVVDSVASSAVHLKSNAETLSRTANDTSTKANAVASAASQANASVQTVAGSAEEMTNSIGTISRRVTDATQRAEGAASQAEKSRDTIHTLSDAADKIGEVVQLVQAIAAQTNLLALNATIEAARAGEAGKGFAVVASEVKSLAHQTSKATEEITSHIASIQGITAETRGAIDGISKTLSEISSIMSGIEVDTAQQRNATQDITRSAQDAAHGTLDVSNHIAQITATSAETGRMAAEARDSAVDLSRQAETLKREVDEFILSVRAS from the coding sequence ATGTTCACCAACAGCAATCTGACGATCCGTTTCCTGGTCGGCGCCATGGTCGCTGCATTATTGTTCCTGCTGGGCATCGGCGGCGGCACCGGCTTCGTCGCGGTGCTCTATCTCAACAACGAGATCACCAGCCTGTCGTCGGACTTCGCCGCGCTCAGCGGCCCCGCGCGCGACCACGCGATGCAGATCTATCAGCAGGCGCAGACAGCGTTCTCGTATTTCATGGTCGCCTGCGGCGTGATCGCGGTGATCGCTGCCGCGATCTGCCTCACCACCTGGTTCGCCGTGCGCAACGGCATCCTCAATCCGCTGGCGGCGATCGTGCATGCGATGCGCGAGGTCGCCGACCAGAAGTTCGAGACGCCTGTTCCCGGGCTCGGCGGCACCAATGAGATCGGCCTGCTCGCCGGCGCGCTGGAGGTGTTCAAGACCAACGGCCTCGAGCGTCGCCGCCTCACCGAGCAGCAATTACACGAAGCGCAGCATCAGGCCGAGCGCTCGACATTCCTCGACGAACGCGTCAAGCACTTCAACGACCTCGTCGCCAGCGTTGTCGACAGCGTGGCGTCATCCGCAGTGCACCTGAAGAGCAACGCGGAGACATTGTCCCGCACCGCCAATGACACCAGCACCAAGGCCAATGCGGTCGCGAGCGCGGCAAGCCAGGCCAACGCCAGCGTGCAGACGGTTGCGGGCTCGGCCGAGGAGATGACGAATTCGATCGGCACGATCAGCCGCCGCGTCACCGATGCGACCCAGCGCGCCGAGGGCGCAGCGTCCCAGGCCGAGAAGAGCCGCGACACCATCCACACGCTCTCGGATGCCGCCGACAAGATCGGCGAGGTCGTGCAGCTGGTGCAGGCGATCGCCGCGCAAACCAATCTCCTCGCGCTCAATGCCACCATCGAGGCGGCGCGGGCTGGCGAAGCCGGCAAGGGCTTTGCAGTGGTCGCGTCCGAGGTGAAGAGCCTCGCGCACCAGACCAGCAAGGCGACCGAGGAGATCACCTCGCATATCGCCAGCATCCAGGGCATCACCGCAGAGACGCGGGGCGCGATCGATGGCATCTCGAAGACGCTGTCGGAGATCTCCTCGATCATGTCCGGCATCGAGGTCGATACCGCCCAGCAGCGCAACGCCACGCAGGACATCACCCGCAGCGCACAGGACGCCGCGCACGGAACCCTCGATGTCTCCAATCACATCGCCCAGATCACCGCGACCTCTGCCGAGACCGGCCGCATGGCCGCCGAGGCTCGGGATTCCGCCGTCGATCTGTCGCGTCAGGCCGAGACCTTGAAACGCGAGGTGGACGAGTTCATTCTCAGCGTTCGGGCGAGCTGA
- a CDS encoding Do family serine endopeptidase, whose translation MTDPIDLSNLPSYRQPRRSVFSARKIALMASVVAGLGAAVYGFSPSMSPADLFSSPAHAQVNNEVRKVERPVGFADIVERVKPSVISVKVNIKEKTASNDDGDDAQSPFQPGSPMERFFRRFGGPDGIPGLKGGGRGRVVQGQGSGFFISADGFAVTNNHVVDGADKVEVTTDDGKTYTAKVIGTDQRTDLALIKVEGGSNFPFAKLADSKPRIGDWVLAVGNPFGLGGTVTAGIVSASGRDIGNGPYDDFIQIDAPVNKGNSGGPAFDTNGEVMGVNTAIYSPSGGSVGIAFSIPANTVKSVVAQLKDKGSVSRGWIGVQIQPVTSDIADSLGMKKAEGALVAEPQANGPAAKAGIESGDVITAVNGESVKDARELARTIGGMAPGATVKLNVLHKGQDKVINLTLGQLPNTVEAKADTDKDSGKGATKGTDVPKLGMTVAPADSVAGAGKEGVVVTEVDPKSAAAERGFKEGDVILEVGGKSVATAGEVRDAINAARSDNKNSVLMRVKSGGQSRFVAIPLAKG comes from the coding sequence ATGACCGACCCTATCGACCTCTCGAACCTTCCGTCCTACCGGCAGCCACGCCGGTCGGTGTTTTCCGCGCGCAAGATCGCGCTGATGGCCTCGGTCGTCGCCGGCCTCGGCGCTGCCGTTTACGGCTTCAGCCCGTCGATGTCGCCCGCCGACCTGTTCTCCAGCCCGGCGCATGCGCAGGTCAACAACGAGGTTCGCAAGGTCGAGCGTCCGGTCGGCTTTGCCGACATCGTCGAGCGCGTGAAGCCGTCGGTGATCTCGGTGAAGGTCAACATCAAGGAGAAGACCGCCAGCAACGATGATGGCGACGACGCACAGTCGCCGTTCCAGCCGGGCTCGCCGATGGAGCGCTTCTTCCGCCGCTTCGGCGGTCCGGACGGCATTCCCGGCCTGAAGGGTGGCGGCCGAGGCCGCGTCGTGCAGGGCCAGGGCTCGGGCTTCTTCATCTCGGCTGACGGCTTTGCCGTGACCAATAACCACGTCGTCGACGGCGCCGACAAGGTCGAGGTCACCACCGACGACGGCAAGACCTACACCGCCAAGGTGATCGGCACTGACCAGCGCACCGACCTCGCTCTGATCAAGGTCGAGGGCGGCTCCAACTTCCCGTTCGCCAAGCTTGCCGACAGCAAGCCGCGGATCGGCGACTGGGTGCTCGCGGTCGGCAATCCCTTCGGCCTCGGCGGCACCGTGACCGCCGGCATCGTCTCGGCCAGCGGCCGCGACATCGGCAACGGTCCCTATGACGATTTCATCCAGATCGACGCGCCCGTGAACAAGGGCAATTCCGGTGGTCCGGCGTTCGACACCAACGGCGAGGTGATGGGCGTCAACACCGCGATCTATTCGCCCTCCGGCGGCAGCGTCGGCATCGCGTTCTCGATTCCCGCCAACACCGTGAAGAGCGTGGTGGCCCAGCTCAAGGACAAGGGCTCGGTCAGCCGCGGCTGGATCGGCGTGCAGATCCAACCGGTGACCTCGGACATCGCCGACAGCCTCGGCATGAAGAAGGCCGAAGGCGCGCTGGTGGCCGAGCCGCAGGCGAACGGTCCGGCGGCGAAGGCCGGCATCGAATCCGGCGACGTCATTACCGCGGTCAACGGCGAGTCCGTCAAGGACGCCCGTGAGCTCGCCCGCACCATCGGCGGCATGGCGCCCGGCGCGACCGTGAAGCTCAACGTGCTGCACAAGGGTCAGGACAAGGTCATCAACCTCACCCTCGGCCAGCTGCCGAACACGGTCGAGGCCAAGGCCGACACCGACAAGGACAGCGGCAAGGGTGCGACCAAGGGCACCGACGTGCCCAAGCTCGGCATGACGGTTGCGCCTGCCGATTCCGTGGCCGGCGCCGGCAAGGAAGGCGTTGTCGTCACCGAGGTCGATCCGAAGAGCGCCGCGGCCGAACGCGGCTTCAAGGAAGGCGACGTGATTCTCGAAGTCGGCGGCAAGAGCGTGGCCACTGCCGGCGAAGTCCGCGACGCCATCAATGCGGCGCGGTCCGACAACAAGAACAGCGTCCTGATGCGCGTGAAGAGCGGCGGCCAGTCGCGCTTCGTCGCGATCCCCCTCGCCAAGGGCTGA